A genomic region of Arachis hypogaea cultivar Tifrunner chromosome 5, arahy.Tifrunner.gnm2.J5K5, whole genome shotgun sequence contains the following coding sequences:
- the LOC112801787 gene encoding uncharacterized protein, whose amino-acid sequence MFLVFIFILFLGFFVGVVTVVVAEALGILWIIERLQRKIMKDKDKISAPISLDTSSQNDPNQSPDSTFEKEGVIWVLEQYKVSKIWLEKSAKDHKRKREVLEVSPVKKHGKIKGESLILTEHDGSETAIWLKGCVIEAVSSSSLPSKKWAKRYPIKVENNKSVVYHGSKLLYIYLETSWEKEAWCKALRMASCDQSEKLKWSSQLYEEFHRYIASLNIEYHPFIMRPSAGSSFDALEKSSKPDGSSSRVRQFLRRITKKPPRVGLDSKSAWTSREERKSLDKLRACQDAILATEYMKGSSTPSDLKSCISEKAPSFSSSMCRSRSQSNINVRSDSDADEKYGTDDGTLCWNLLIARLFFDAKGNSQVKKTIQERMQRALANVRTPTYFGEVICTDINMGTTPPYIVAMRVLPMEMNDVCTFEADIEYSGGAVVEIETRLEVGELQNDKGTECSSNAGAAPSDLLEDLSNQLNLGDGVNDSQEPKVDVNGNTDVSKVSRSTSSSFYGSKWKSMLNSLAKHVSQVPLTLAIRIVSLKGTMRLQLKPPPSDNLWYGFTFMPDIDFNLESCVGDHKITNARIALFLVNRLKAAFRETLVLPNSECISISWMLAEKENWIPRTVAPYMWVKQECGHDTSVSNDKTSARMSVDGSGQTPPNQHGAKSIVEPVRKSFSFGRASSSSSPIVLKSSQSFDQLSTPFLETYIMQETEDLKELPASSTQNENRDETREEKTEDITVYQPQTLYSLLIDKQVSPSEQKKIGKREKMFDLRKRMSEKLEEKRRHFVEKMRGP is encoded by the exons atgtttttggtttttatcttcattctcttcctcGGTTTTTTTGTTGGGGTGGTGACGGTTGTGGTTGCCGAAGCTTTGGGAATCTTGTGGATCATTGAACGGCTGCAACGCAAGATCATGAAGGACAAAGACAAAATCTCAGCACCCATCTCATTGGACACTAGTTCACAAAATGATCCTAATCAATCACCTGACTCTACCTTCGAAAAAGAG GGTGTGATTTGGGTTCTAGAACAATACAAGGTATCAAAGATCTGGCTGGAAAAGTCAGCTAAAGATCATAAAAGGAAAAGGGAGGTACTGGAGGTTAGCCCTGTTAAGAAGCATGGGAAGATCAAGGGTGAATCACTTATTCTCACAGAGCATGATGGTTCGGAGACAGCCATTTGGCTGAAGGGATGTGTTATTGAGGCTGTATCATCATCCAGCCTTCCTTCTAAAAAATG GGCAAAAAGATACCCGATAAAAGTTGAAAACAACAAATCTGTGGTATACCATGGAAGCAAATTGCTTTACATATATCTTGAGACGTCATGGGAAAAAGAAGCATGGTGTAAGGCCCTCCGTATGGCTTCATGCGACCAGAGTGAAAAACTTAAGTGGTCTAGTCAGTTGTACGAAGAGTTTCATCGTTATATAGCATCACTAAATATTGAATATCATCCTTTTATCATGAGACCATCAGCAGGATCAAGTTTTGATGCCTTAGAAAAGTCCAGTAAGCCTGATGGATCTTCCTCAAGAGTTCGTCAATTTTTGAGAAGAATTACTAAAAAACCTCCTCGAGTTGGTTTGGATAGTAAGTCGGCTTGGACATCCCGTGAAGAAAGAAAGAGCCTTGACAAGCTCCGGGCTTGTCAGGATGCAATATTGGCCACTGAGTATATGAAAGGTTCTTCAACTCCAAGTGATCTGAAAAGTTGCATTTCAGAAAAAGCTCCTTCATTTAGTTCAAGCATGTGTCGTTCAAGAAGCCAAAGTAATATAAATGTCAGATCTGACTCTGATGCTGATGAGAAGTATGGTACTGATGATGGTACATTATGCTGGAACTTGTTGATTGCTAGACTCTTTTTTGACGCGAAGGGAAATTCACAAGTGAAGAAGACAATTCAAGAAAGGATGCAG AGGGCATTGGCCAATGTGAGAACACCTACTTATTTCGGTGAAGTTATCTGTACAGACATCAATATGGGGACTACTCCACCCTACATCGTTGCAATGAGGGTTCTTCCTATGGAAATGAATGATGTATGCACCTTTGAGGCAGACATTGAATATTCTGGAGGTGCAGTAGTAGAGATTGAAACAAGGCTTGAAGTTGGTGAACTACAGAACGACAAGGGGACGGAATGCTCAAGCAATGCTGGAGCTGCCCCGTCAGATCTTCTTGAAGATCTTAGCAATCAGTTGAATCTTGGAGATGGAGTGAATGATTCACAAGAGCCAAAAGTAGATGTCAATGGGAACACTG ATGTGTCTAAAGTTTCTAGGAGTACATCTTCCTCATTTTACGGATCAAAATGGAAATCTATGTTAAATTCTCTTGCCAAGCATGTTTCACAG GTTCCTCTCACTTTGGCAATAAGGATAGTATCCCTCAAAGGGACAATGCGTTTACAACTAAAGCCCCCTCCTTCTGATAATTTGTGGTATGGTTTCACATTTATGCCTGATATAGACTTCAACCTGGAATCATGTGTTGGAGATCACAAAATAACTAATGCACGCATCGCCCTGTTCCTGGTCAATCGACTTAAG GCAGCATTTCGAGAAACTTTAGTGCTCCCAAACTCTGAGTGCATCAGCATTTCATGGATGCTGGCTGAAAAGGAGAATTGGATTCCTCGGACTGTTGCTCCATACATGTGGGTTAAACAAGAATGTGGACACGATACATCCGTTTCAAATGATAAAACTAGCGCAAGGATGTCGGTTGATGGTTCGGGGCAAACACCCCCAAACCAACATGGGGCCAAGTCTATAGTAGAACCAGTTAGGAAATCATTTTCTTTCGGACGAGCATCATCTTCCTCTAGTCCAATAGTATTAAAGAGCAGCCAAAGTTTTGACCAACTGTCAACACCTTTTCTAGAGACTTACATAATGCAAGAAACTGAGGATTTGAAAGAACTTCCAGCATCTTCCACACAGAATGAGAATAGAGATGAAACACGTGAAGAGAAGACGGAGGATATTACTGTCTACCAACCACAAACACTCTATTCTCTGCTTATAGATAAACAAGTTAGTCCATCTGAACAGAAGAAAATCGGGAAGAGGGAGAAGATGTTTGATTTGCGAAAGAGGATGAGCGAGAAGTTGGAAGAGAAGAGGCGTCACTTTGTTGAAAAGATGAGAGGACCATGA
- the LOC112801788 gene encoding pentatricopeptide repeat-containing protein At1g06140, mitochondrial-like, translating into MAMRSASLFRKSLYLWNLMIRDSTNNGFYTETLNIYTSMVSHTGGHGNTFTYPLLLKACANLGSMIHGTMIHGHILRLGFQDDLFVQTALVGCSDSDSDSFSFWWQGMSIHCCLIKLGLVYSQVTLANALMGMYVHFSQMEEARKVFDLMDEKLIISWTTIMGGYVKVGHVAEAYNLFNQMQHQSTGIDFIVFLILISGCIQVGNLLLASSVQAFVLKCGCDKEESIENLLITMYAKCSNLASARRIFDLIIKKSIFSWTSMIAGYAHSDHPLEALHLFRRLVRTDFRPDGPTVATVISACADIGSISIAQEMEHYISLNGLEFDLQVQTSLIHLYSKCGSIKKAQEVFQKVADKDLTVWSSMINSYAIHGMGKEAIDLFRKMTTTEGIIPDAIVYTSVLLACSHAGLVEDGLKCFISMQKDFGITPKIEDCTCLVDLLGRVGRLDLALDTIQGMPLEAQVQAWAPLLSACRIHGNIELGEIAAVKLLELSLGSFGNYVLMANLYTSFGKWKEAHEMRKLIDGKGLVKECGWSQVEIGGRFHTFAAGNPSRVQLANIYKMLEDLNFTLQEGSCAGQADLSLSHRTDVISFSPNEETKEALKIVRDFTINNNDASVFLDAQHCCIMKTSLDYLSSLSANDGLSGAMRALISETSIVFCTL; encoded by the exons atggcAATGCGTTCTGCATCACTTTTCAGAAAGTCCCTTTACCTATGGAACTTGATGATTCGAGATTCTACCAATAACGGCTTCTATACTGAAACCTTAAACATATACACTTCAATGGTTTCACACACTGGTGGGCATGGGAACACCTTCACTTACCCTTTGCTCCTAAAGGCCTGTGCCAACCTGGGTTCCATGATTCATGGGACTATGATTCATGGCCATATTCTGAGACTTGGCTTCCAAGATGACTTATTTGTTCAAACTGCACTTGTTG GTTGTTCGGATTCAGATTCAGATTCCTTTAGCTTTTGGTGGCAAGGGATGTCGATACATTGTTGCTTGATCAAACTTGGACTTGTGTATTCTCAAGTTACTTTGGCCAATGCGTTAATGGGAATGTATGTTCACTTTAGCCAAATGGAGGAAGCGAGGAAGGTTTTTGATTTGATggatgaaaaattaataatttcttgGACAACTATTATGGGAGGTTATGTGAAAGTTGGCCATGTTGCGGAAGCATATAATTTATTCAATCAAATGCAGCATCAAAGTACTGGCATAGATTTTATTGTATTTCTAATTCTTATATCTGGTTGTATACAAGTAGGAAATCTCTTATTAGCTTCATCCGTTCaagcttttgtacttaaatgtggATGCGATAAAGAGGAGTCCATTGAAAATTTGCTAATAACTATGTATGCAAAATGCAGTAACCTTGCATCTGCTAGAAggatatttgatttgattatcaAAAAGAGTATTTTTTCATGGACATCAATGATTGCAGGATATGCCCATTCGGATCACCCATTGGAGGCATTGCATTTGTTTAGAAGGCTTGTACGGACAGATTTTAGACCAGATGGACCAACCGTTGCTACTGTTATATCAGCTTGTGCTGATATAGGATCAATTAGCATAGCACAAGAGATGGAACATTATATTTCTCTAAATGGATTGGAATTCGATCTACAAGTCCAAACATCTCTCATACACTTGTACTCCAAGTGTGGAAGCATCAAGAAAGCTCAAGAAGTATTTCAAAAAGTGGCAGATAAAGATTTAACTGTTTGGTCTTCCATGATAAATAGCTATGCTATTCATGGGATGGGGAAAGAAGCGATTGACCTATTTCGCAAAATgacaactacagaagggataatTCCAGATGCTATTGTTTACACCAGTGTTTTGCTTGCTTGTAGCCATGCAGGGTTAGTAGAAGATGGATTGAAGTGCTTCATAAGTATGcaaaaagattttggaataaCTCCTAAGATAGAAGATTGCACTTGCTTGGTAGATCTTCTTGGTCGAGTTGGCCGGCTTGACTTAGCATTAGATACGATTCAGGGGATGCCCTTGGAAGCACAAGTGCAAGCTTGGGCTCCCTTGCTCAGTGCTTGTAGGATCCATGGTAATATTGAGCTTGGGGAGATTGCTGCTGTCAAGTTACTAGAGCTTAGTCTTGGAAGCTTTGGAAATTATGTATTGATGGCTAATTTGTACACCTCATTCGGCAAGTGGAAGGAGGCTCATGAAATGAGAAAATTGATAGATGGTAAAGGACTGGTTAAAGAATGTGGGTGGAGCCAGGTTGAGATCGGTGGTAGATTTCATACATTTGCAGCAGGAAATCCGTCACGTGTTCAGTTGGCCAATATCTATAAGATGCTAGAAGATCTAAATTTTACTCTTCAAGAAGGTAGCTGTGCAGGACAAGCT GATTTGTCTCTGTCTCATAGAACAGATGTTATTTCATTTTCTCCAAATGAAGAGACCAAGGAAGCACTGAAAATAGTACGAGACTTCACCATCAATAATAATGATGCTTCAGTGTTCTTGGATGCTCAACATTGCTGCATCATGAAAACCAGCTTAGATTATCTCTCCAGTTTGTCTGCTAATGATGGTTTATCAGGAGCAATGAGAGCATTGATATCTGAAACTTCAATTGTGTTTTGCACATTGTAG